In Denitratisoma sp. DHT3, one DNA window encodes the following:
- a CDS encoding PleD family two-component system response regulator — translation MATTATRPRILIADDDFVVRGALAATFGGDFEIDEAASGEECLRRIEARPPALVVLDIEMPGMDGYAACRQIRTRHSMPVIFLSAHDTLDERLEAFASGGDDFVSKPFDGEEFRHKVSRLIDRHLQLAEIRREQESLQEFTAQLLQDIGRKDVLFSFMRQNMHCTDYEVLADSLLRATDEYAIRCHVQVRYGGGAVTQTPSGPASPLETSVFEQCASLGPEFRFGRRMILNCGDVSVIVLQLPEDASTAERLQERLSVLTESAAAIAETIHIRKESASRAEALQAASAFSSAAVEELRDKYRAQQADTHVFLQRLIDDVESQYVHLGMTERQEEVMSATVRHRAEEILKLFEANEGFEAQFAAILTSLQPRSSASGNTVWLF, via the coding sequence ATGGCGACGACGGCAACGAGACCCCGCATATTGATCGCGGACGACGATTTCGTCGTCCGCGGCGCGCTGGCGGCGACGTTCGGCGGCGATTTCGAAATAGACGAAGCGGCGAGTGGCGAGGAATGCCTACGCCGCATCGAAGCACGCCCGCCGGCGCTGGTGGTCCTCGACATCGAGATGCCCGGCATGGACGGCTATGCGGCATGCCGCCAGATCAGGACGCGCCACAGCATGCCGGTGATCTTCCTCTCGGCCCACGATACGCTCGATGAACGCCTGGAGGCGTTCGCCAGCGGCGGCGACGATTTCGTCTCCAAGCCGTTCGATGGCGAAGAATTCAGGCACAAGGTTTCGCGTCTCATCGACAGACATCTGCAACTGGCCGAGATCCGCCGTGAGCAGGAGAGCCTGCAGGAATTCACCGCCCAGTTGCTGCAGGACATCGGACGCAAGGACGTGCTGTTCTCGTTCATGCGCCAGAACATGCATTGCACGGACTATGAGGTGCTTGCCGACAGCTTGCTGCGCGCAACGGATGAATACGCGATCAGATGCCACGTCCAGGTGCGTTACGGAGGAGGCGCGGTCACCCAGACGCCTTCCGGTCCGGCCTCGCCGCTGGAAACCTCGGTATTCGAGCAATGTGCGTCGCTCGGTCCGGAGTTTCGCTTCGGGCGCCGGATGATCCTCAATTGTGGCGACGTGTCCGTGATCGTTCTGCAACTGCCGGAGGACGCGTCAACGGCCGAGCGCCTGCAGGAACGGTTGTCGGTCCTCACCGAATCGGCTGCCGCGATCGCCGAAACGATCCACATCCGCAAGGAATCGGCAAGCCGCGCGGAAGCCTTGCAGGCTGCTTCCGCGTTCAGTTCGGCGGCGGTCGAGGAATTGCGTGACAAGTACCGCGCTCAGCAGGCGGACACGCACGTCTTCCTGCAAAGGCTCATTGACGATGTCGAGTCCCAATACGTGCATCTGGGCATGACGGAGCGACAGGAGGAAGTCATGAGCGCGACGGTCCGTCATCGCGCGGAGGAGATACTCAAGCTGTTCGAGGCCAATGAGGGCTTCGAGGCACAGTTCGCGGCGATCCTGACCTCGCTGCAGCCGCGATCGAGCGCGAGCGGTAATACCGTTTGGCTCTTTTAG
- the mreD gene encoding rod shape-determining protein MreD, translating into MQPSHTSNRILLPVRPWFIWLSLALALFLNMVPFGQLPGIPDWVILVLIFWCIHQPFKIGMGAAFLLGIAMDVVDGSVMGQHALAYVPIAYVAGGLSRRILWFPLMEQALQILPMLLGAQLIMLVARMLAGGAFPGLAWFLASVVGAALWYPLTYLLLLPQYQPVERDDNRPI; encoded by the coding sequence ATGCAGCCTTCCCACACCTCCAACCGCATCCTGCTGCCGGTCCGCCCCTGGTTCATCTGGCTGTCGCTGGCGCTCGCGCTGTTCCTCAACATGGTTCCCTTCGGCCAGCTGCCGGGCATCCCCGACTGGGTGATCCTGGTGCTGATCTTCTGGTGCATCCACCAGCCGTTCAAGATCGGGATGGGCGCCGCCTTCCTGCTGGGCATCGCGATGGACGTGGTCGATGGCAGCGTGATGGGGCAGCACGCCCTGGCCTACGTGCCGATCGCCTACGTGGCCGGCGGCCTGTCCCGGCGCATCCTCTGGTTCCCCCTGATGGAACAGGCGCTGCAGATCCTGCCGATGCTGCTCGGCGCGCAACTGATCATGCTGGTGGCGCGCATGTTGGCCGGCGGCGCCTTTCCCGGCCTGGCCTGGTTCCTCGCCAGCGTGGTGGGCGCCGCGCTCTGGTATCCGCTGACCTACCTGCTGCTGCTGCCCCAGTATCAGCCGGTGGAGCGGGACGACAACAGGCCCATATGA
- a CDS encoding two-component system response regulator, producing MGAAANETIRDDGNEAPVILIVDDSPDNLNVLGDVLCPHYRVRVADSGVRALEMAARKPLPDLILLDVMMPGMDGYAVLGRLKADPATRDIPVIFLTAMDSTKDEERGLELGAIDYVTKPIRPTVVLARVRIHLELKRARDWLTDQNAYLEAEVSRRMAENQLVQDVSIHALARLAEIRDPETGNHLRRTQAYVETLARKLRHHERFAAFLSERTIRLLVKSAPLHDIGKVGIPDHILLKPGKLTAEEWEIMKTHSRLGADAIDQAERDAAKPVEFLAIAKEIAHWHHERWDGSGYPDGLRWNDIPISARLMALADVFDALISRRVYKPGMSAEQARVIIADGRGSQFDPDVVDAFEASFDEFAHIAIRYRDDEDQRAAPGATE from the coding sequence ATGGGCGCCGCGGCGAATGAGACGATCAGGGATGACGGCAATGAAGCGCCCGTCATTCTCATCGTCGACGACAGCCCGGACAATCTGAACGTCCTGGGTGACGTGCTGTGTCCGCATTACCGGGTGAGGGTGGCCGATTCCGGCGTGCGCGCGCTGGAGATGGCGGCGCGGAAACCGTTGCCCGACCTGATCCTGCTCGACGTGATGATGCCCGGGATGGATGGTTATGCCGTTCTCGGTCGGCTCAAGGCCGATCCGGCGACCCGCGACATTCCGGTCATCTTCCTGACCGCGATGGACTCCACCAAGGACGAGGAGCGGGGTCTCGAACTCGGCGCGATTGACTACGTCACCAAGCCGATCCGCCCGACCGTCGTCCTGGCGCGCGTGCGCATTCACCTGGAGCTGAAGCGCGCGCGCGACTGGCTGACCGATCAGAACGCCTACCTGGAGGCCGAGGTATCGCGGCGCATGGCGGAGAACCAACTGGTCCAGGATGTCAGCATCCATGCGCTCGCCCGTCTGGCAGAAATACGCGATCCGGAGACCGGCAACCATTTGCGCCGCACCCAGGCCTACGTGGAGACGCTGGCGCGGAAACTGAGGCATCACGAGCGCTTCGCCGCCTTCCTTTCGGAACGCACGATCCGGTTGCTGGTCAAGTCCGCACCGCTGCACGACATCGGCAAGGTCGGCATCCCGGACCACATTCTGCTCAAGCCGGGGAAACTCACCGCCGAGGAATGGGAGATCATGAAGACGCATTCGCGCCTGGGCGCCGACGCCATCGATCAGGCCGAGCGCGATGCCGCCAAACCCGTGGAGTTCCTGGCCATCGCCAAGGAGATCGCGCATTGGCACCACGAACGATGGGACGGCAGCGGCTATCCCGATGGTCTGCGGTGGAACGACATACCGATTTCGGCGCGCCTGATGGCGCTGGCGGACGTCTTCGATGCACTGATCTCGCGGCGGGTCTACAAACCGGGCATGTCGGCCGAGCAGGCACGCGTCATCATTGCCGACGGCCGAGGCAGTCAATTCGATCCGGACGTGGTTGACGCATTCGAGGCAAGCTTCGACGAATTTGCGCATATCGCGATACGCTATCGGGACGACGAGGATCAGCGCGCCGCGCCGGGCGCAACTGAATAG
- the rodA gene encoding rod shape-determining protein RodA, with product MNYLRTLWQRLIEPLDPPLMAICGLLAALALLALGSASPERLAAQCLNIFVALLVMRTVAQMQPQRLMHLAVPIYVLGLLLLVAVALVGDVSKGARRWLNLGVMRIQPSELMKIAMPLMLAWYFQKREITVRLRDHVVAVLLLLLPVVLIARQPDLGTAILVLAAGFYVIFFAGLPYKIILGLVAVAAAAAPFAWTHLHDYQRHRILTLFDPESDPLGKGFHIIQSTIAIGSGGFFGKGWGQGTQAQLEFLPERHTDFIFAVVSEEFGLLGNLVLLVIYALLVGRGLLIAANAPTLFTRLMAGAITLIFFTYAFVNMGMVSGILPVVGVPLPFISYGGTALVTLFLGVGILMSIHKNRMLVQK from the coding sequence ATGAACTATCTGCGCACGCTCTGGCAGCGCCTGATCGAACCGCTGGACCCGCCGCTGATGGCGATCTGCGGCCTGCTCGCGGCGCTGGCGCTGCTGGCGCTGGGCAGCGCCTCGCCGGAGCGCCTGGCGGCGCAGTGCCTCAACATTTTCGTCGCGCTGCTGGTGATGCGCACGGTCGCCCAGATGCAGCCCCAGCGCCTGATGCACCTGGCGGTGCCGATCTACGTCCTGGGCCTGCTGCTGCTGGTGGCGGTGGCCCTGGTCGGCGATGTCTCCAAGGGCGCCCGGCGCTGGCTGAATCTCGGCGTGATGCGCATCCAGCCCTCGGAACTGATGAAGATCGCCATGCCGCTGATGCTGGCCTGGTATTTCCAGAAGCGCGAAATCACGGTCCGCCTGCGCGACCACGTCGTGGCGGTGCTGTTGCTGCTGCTGCCCGTGGTGCTGATCGCCCGGCAACCCGACCTCGGCACCGCGATCCTGGTGTTGGCCGCCGGCTTTTACGTGATCTTCTTCGCCGGCCTGCCCTACAAGATCATCCTCGGCCTGGTCGCCGTCGCCGCCGCCGCCGCACCCTTCGCCTGGACCCATCTCCACGACTACCAGCGCCACCGCATCCTGACCCTGTTCGACCCGGAATCCGATCCGCTCGGCAAGGGCTTCCACATCATCCAGTCCACCATCGCCATCGGCTCCGGCGGGTTCTTCGGCAAGGGCTGGGGCCAGGGCACCCAGGCTCAACTGGAGTTCCTTCCCGAGCGCCACACCGATTTCATCTTCGCCGTCGTCTCCGAGGAGTTCGGCCTCCTCGGCAACCTGGTGCTGCTGGTCATCTACGCGCTGCTGGTCGGCCGCGGCCTGCTGATCGCCGCCAACGCGCCGACCCTGTTCACCCGCCTGATGGCCGGCGCCATCACCCTGATCTTCTTCACCTACGCCTTCGTCAACATGGGCATGGTGAGCGGCATCCTGCCCGTCGTCGGCGTGCCGCTGCCCTTCATCAGCTACGGCGGCACCGCCCTGGTGACGCTGTTCCTGGGCGTCGGCATCCTGATGAGCATCCACAAGAACCGGATGCTGGTGCAGAAATAG
- the mreC gene encoding rod shape-determining protein MreC, which yields MNVVGHSPPPFFKRGPAPLARLTFYLVLAVMVMVADLRFHTLEWLRTGLNALAWPLQRLAYLPLEAGGDIGQHLRRMSALQAENQDLHSRQLSTANLLLRQRHLEDENKQLRALLDMRGRQPVGGQVADILYAARDPFARRVIIDKGLQADIKAGQAVIDDIGVIGQVTRVFPLTAEVTLLTDKEQAIPIQVQRNALRAVLTGAGAGAMELRFLAANDDVQVGDILVTSGLDGVYLPGLPVARVTRIDRDQSFSFARIFCVPLAGVERHGLVLVLDHREALPPRPEEPAAQHEIPVKGRKR from the coding sequence ATGAACGTCGTCGGTCATTCGCCTCCTCCGTTTTTCAAACGCGGACCGGCGCCCCTTGCCCGGCTGACCTTCTACCTCGTCCTCGCCGTCATGGTGATGGTGGCGGACCTGCGCTTCCACACCCTGGAATGGCTGCGCACCGGTCTCAACGCGCTGGCCTGGCCGCTGCAGCGCCTGGCCTACCTGCCGCTGGAGGCGGGCGGCGACATCGGCCAGCACCTGCGGCGCATGTCCGCGCTGCAGGCGGAAAACCAGGACCTGCACAGCCGCCAGCTCAGCACCGCCAATCTGCTGCTGCGCCAGCGCCATCTGGAAGACGAGAACAAGCAGTTGCGCGCGCTGCTGGACATGCGCGGCCGCCAGCCGGTCGGCGGCCAGGTGGCGGACATCCTCTACGCGGCGCGCGACCCCTTCGCCCGCCGCGTCATCATCGACAAGGGCCTGCAGGCCGACATCAAGGCCGGCCAGGCGGTGATCGACGACATCGGCGTGATCGGCCAGGTGACCCGAGTGTTTCCGCTCACCGCCGAGGTGACGCTGCTCACCGACAAGGAACAGGCGATCCCGATCCAGGTGCAGCGCAACGCCCTGCGCGCCGTATTGACCGGCGCCGGCGCCGGCGCCATGGAACTGCGCTTCCTGGCCGCCAACGACGACGTGCAGGTGGGCGACATCCTGGTCACCTCGGGCCTGGACGGCGTCTATCTGCCCGGACTGCCGGTGGCCAGGGTGACCCGCATCGACCGCGACCAGTCCTTCTCCTTCGCCCGCATCTTCTGCGTCCCCCTGGCCGGCGTGGAGCGCCACGGCCTGGTGCTGGTGCTCGACCACCGCGAAGCCCTGCCGCCGCGCCCGGAAGAACCGGCAGCGCAGCACGAGATTCCCGTCAAGGGCCGGAAAAGGTAG
- the mrdA gene encoding penicillin-binding protein 2: MEFKNPSDELELFRSRLGIAGGFVLLCFSLLLMRFVWLQVVQYSYYKTRAEENRISLVPIVPNRGLIVDRNGVVLARNYSAYTLEITPSRVSHLETVIDELSTIIDIQPRDRKRFKRLLEESKNFESLPIRNRLTDTEVAKFIAHRYRFPGVDIKARLFRQYPLGDFGSHLLGYIGRVNDRDLGKIEDRNQEDNYRGTEHFGKTGLEQHYEFELHGVTGFEQMEVDAGGHAVRTLARTAPVAGNNLTLTVDAKLQQVAEKAFGARRGALVAIEPTTGGILALVSVPNYDPNLFVDGIDYQNWEALNNSPDKPMVNRALNGAYPPGSTFKPFMALAALELGKRRPESAIHDPGFFNFGGHQFRDDKKGGHGYVDMYASIVQSCDTYYYLLANDLGIDNISAFMRQFGFGQKSGVDVEGESEGVLPSQEWKKKRFKRPEQQKWYAGETISIGIGQGYNAYTPIQLAQAVATLANDGVMFRPHLVKYITDTKSGKQTPIEPKPIKTIPLKPEHVAVIKNAMVGVNKEGTGARAFAGAEYVAAGKTGTAQVFSYKGVEHKTEHMQANLRDHALYIAFAPADKPTIALAVLVENGGFGAQAAAPIARQVIDYYLLGKLPKEPAPADESENGGD, from the coding sequence GTGGAGTTCAAGAACCCGAGCGACGAACTGGAGTTGTTCCGCAGCCGGCTGGGCATCGCCGGCGGGTTCGTGCTGCTCTGCTTCAGCCTCCTGCTGATGCGCTTCGTCTGGCTCCAGGTGGTGCAGTACAGCTACTACAAGACCCGCGCCGAGGAGAACCGGATTTCCCTGGTGCCGATCGTGCCCAACCGGGGCCTGATCGTGGACCGCAACGGCGTCGTGCTGGCGCGCAACTATTCGGCCTACACCCTGGAGATCACGCCCTCCCGCGTCTCCCATCTGGAAACGGTGATCGACGAGCTGTCGACCATCATCGACATCCAGCCGCGCGACCGCAAGCGCTTCAAGCGCCTGCTGGAGGAATCGAAGAACTTCGAATCCCTGCCGATCCGCAACCGCCTGACCGACACCGAAGTGGCGAAGTTCATCGCCCACCGCTACCGCTTCCCCGGCGTCGACATCAAGGCCCGCCTGTTCCGCCAGTATCCGCTGGGGGATTTCGGCTCGCACCTGCTGGGCTACATCGGCCGGGTCAATGACCGCGACCTGGGCAAGATCGAGGACCGCAACCAGGAAGACAACTACCGCGGCACCGAGCACTTCGGCAAGACCGGTCTGGAGCAGCATTATGAATTCGAGCTGCACGGCGTCACTGGCTTCGAACAGATGGAAGTCGACGCCGGCGGCCACGCGGTGCGTACCCTGGCCCGCACCGCGCCGGTGGCCGGCAACAATCTGACCCTGACGGTGGATGCCAAGCTGCAGCAGGTGGCGGAGAAGGCCTTCGGCGCGCGGCGCGGCGCGCTGGTGGCGATCGAACCCACCACCGGCGGCATCCTGGCCCTGGTCTCGGTACCCAACTACGACCCCAACCTGTTCGTGGACGGCATCGACTATCAGAACTGGGAAGCACTCAACAACTCCCCGGACAAGCCAATGGTCAACCGGGCACTGAACGGCGCCTATCCGCCCGGTTCCACCTTCAAGCCCTTCATGGCCCTGGCCGCCCTGGAACTGGGCAAACGCAGGCCCGAGAGCGCAATCCACGACCCGGGCTTCTTCAACTTCGGCGGCCACCAGTTCCGCGACGACAAAAAGGGTGGCCACGGCTACGTGGACATGTACGCTTCCATCGTCCAGTCCTGCGACACCTACTACTATCTGCTGGCCAACGACCTGGGCATCGACAACATCTCCGCCTTCATGCGCCAGTTCGGCTTCGGCCAGAAGAGCGGCGTGGACGTCGAAGGCGAATCGGAAGGCGTGCTGCCCTCGCAGGAGTGGAAGAAAAAGCGCTTCAAGCGGCCCGAACAGCAGAAGTGGTACGCGGGCGAGACCATCTCCATCGGTATCGGCCAGGGCTACAACGCCTACACGCCGATCCAGCTGGCCCAGGCCGTGGCCACCCTGGCCAACGACGGCGTGATGTTCCGGCCCCACCTGGTGAAATACATCACCGACACCAAGAGCGGCAAGCAGACCCCGATCGAGCCGAAGCCCATCAAGACCATCCCCCTCAAGCCGGAGCACGTCGCCGTGATCAAGAACGCCATGGTGGGCGTCAACAAGGAAGGCACCGGCGCCCGCGCCTTCGCCGGCGCCGAATACGTGGCGGCCGGCAAGACCGGCACCGCGCAGGTGTTTTCATACAAGGGAGTCGAGCACAAGACCGAGCACATGCAGGCCAATCTGCGCGACCATGCGCTGTACATCGCCTTCGCCCCCGCCGACAAGCCCACCATCGCCCTGGCGGTCCTGGTGGAGAACGGCGGCTTCGGCGCCCAGGCGGCGGCCCCCATCGCGCGCCAGGTGATCGACTACTACCTGCTCGGGAAATTGCCCAAGGAACCGGCACCGGCCGACGAGAGCGAGAACGGAGGCGACTGA